The genome window GGCGATATTGGGAGGAAGACACCGCTCCGACCACAGACCGAGCCTGTCCAGGGCCTCCTCGTAACAAGAAGAGGAATCAAGAGCTCCGCCCCCAGAAGCCAAAGAACACTCACATCCTAAAGAAGCCTCGGATCTCTAAGAAGCCGCAGGTCCCGAAGAAACTCAGAAAACGGACGAATCCAGAGCCCGAGCGGAACTTGTCTGGGGTGAGTTTGGGACCGGATGGGTGGCAGGGCACGTCGCCTTGCGCTTTAAGAGTGAGAGGATTAGTGATCAACCCGAGCCTGTTTGCTAATTGCTTCCTCTCTGCCCCAGGCCCAGGACCCATTCCCAGGCCCCGCTCCCGTCCCTGTTGAGGTGGTACAGAAGTTCTGTCGCATTGACAAATCCAAAAAGGTGAGGTCCAGTAGAAGAGGAGCAGGGTTGGAGGCAGGGAATGTCTGGGTGAGTTGGATAGAGTCTTGACCAGGTGGCTCTCCTTTGACCCTACTTATCCTCTGGTTCTTCACCTACTCCTTCTCCAACAACAATTTTACAGATACCACATTCGAAATCCAAAACCCGAAATAGGCTTGAGGTAGCTGAAgctgaggaagaggaaacaaGTGTCAAAGCTGCTCGTTCTGAACTGCTGCTTGCTGAGGAACCTGGGTAAGTGTACCCTAATCTGGGCCTCTCTAGTCTTTGCTTTACTGAACTGTCTTTTCTCGTTTTTGTGTTGGAGTACCCACTTCATGTAGGAAACTTTACTGCCATTCTAACCTTCACTTGCAGGTTTTtggaaggagagaatggggaaGACACAGCAAAGATACTCCAGGCTGACATCGTGGAGGCTGTGGACATTGCAAGTGCAGCCAAGGTGAACCTGAGGAGGGTTGATTTGTGGTGCAGGGCAAGAGAAATGGGGACTAGAAGAGAGAATTACTGAAgagaatttattctttcttgattttttcccccactctTCTCTTTCCTAGCACTTTGACTTGAATCTGCGGCAGTTTGGACCCTATAGACTGAACTACTCTCGAACTGGGAGGTAAGGTTTGTATTGCAGTGACTCTTGAACTAAAATGTGGTTGTGTTTTCTTACCCACCTCAGCCTTACCCGCCTCAGCCATACCCAGAATACACGTGGGTGGCTGATGCGGGGGTCCTGGTTTGCTTGGCTGTGAGGGGGCGTCCGCAGCAGCATCTCTCCTCCCACCGGAGAGGAGGAGCTGGTGTGCGGCAGACCTCAGACTGAGCCAGGGCGCTCCCCTGTAATAACACCTTGCCTGCCCTTCACCTCCAACAGACACCTGGCTTTTGGAGGGAGTCGGGGTCATGTGGCTGCCCTTGACTGGGTGACAAAGAGGCTTATGTGTGAGATCAACGTCATGGAGGCAGTGCGGGACATCCGGTCAGTGGTCAGTGGGGGTGAGACAGCCCATTCTTCATTGAATGACAGCCCATGACCCTGTCTCCcattgaaccaccactgcactccctGCAGGTTTCTCCATTCTGAGGCGCTGCTTGCTGTCGCTCAGAACCGCTGGCTTCACATCTATGACAACCAGGGCATTGAGCTCCACTGCATCCGACGCTGTGACCGAGTAACACGGCTTGAGTTCCTGCCTTTCCACTTCCTCCTGGCCACAGCTGTGAGTGGCTGTGAAGCACAGGACTGGGTGGCAGCCCTTGGGAAGACCACTTCCCCTCAAGGACCCTAGTAGAGAGAAGACAGGGCAGTCAGGCCCcagtcattctctctctctctctctctctctctctctctctctgccagtcAGAGACAGGGTTTCTGACTTACCTGGATGTATCGGTGGGGAAGATTGTGGCAGCTCTGAATGCTCGGGCTGGACGGCTTGGCGTCATGACTCAGAACCCTTACAATGCCGTTATCCATCTTGGACACAGCAATGGTCAGTCTCTGGCTTGGCTTTGACTTCTGACCATCGTGACTTGCTTTTCTTCTACAATTTGTACATCTTATGTCCCTTAAAGTTATCCTTTTGTTTCCCTCTTTTGTTATCTCTTGGTCTTGAGTCCCCATCTTTCCCAGGTTTAATAACATCAGGGGTAGATTTGTATTGGTAACTTTAGTTCTTCTCTTCTTACTTCCAGGCACTGTGTCTTTGTGGAGTCCAGCTATGAAGGAACCACTGGCAAAGATTCTCTGTCACCGTGGTGGGGTACGGGCTGTGACAGTGGATTCTACAGGCACGTAAGTTTCGGGATGAGGTGTTGGGTGTCACAGCTGGGCAGAAAGGTATGGAAGGCAGGGTGCCATTAGGAGCACAGACAGACTCTGTAGCCAGGCTACCCAGGTTTAAAGATTGGTGTTACCACTGCCCAGCCATGTAGGTGTGGGCACATCACATAATCTCTGTGTGCCATGGTTTTCTCACCCTGAGTGTGGTAATAGGAGTGGCTAGCTCAAGGGTCAGCAGACTTTCTCCgcaaagagccagatagtaaatgtttgaGGCCTTGCTAGCCAAGAGGCAGAAATTGAGGGTATTATGTAGGTACTTAAATAATGGCCGAGAAGACAAAtcatcaagtttttttttttttttttttgagactcagtctcgctttgttgcctaggctagagtgagtgccgtggcatcagcctagctcacagcaacctcaaactcctgggctcgagcaatcctgctgcctcagcctcccgagtagctgggactacaggcatgcgccaccatgcccggctaatttttttttctatatatattggtcaattaatttctttctatttatagtagagacggggtctcgctcttgttcaggctagtttcgaactcctgaccttgagcaatccgcccacctcggcctcccagagagctaggattacaggcgtgagccaccacgcccggcctcaaatcaTCAAGTTTTAAgcagtgaaattaaaaatacaataattgaaTATGATATTCTTGTAATGTAGGTCTACTAATGGGAAAAACTGAATTCCTCTTTTCGAGGAAAACATTTTGCTTAGTTGAGGTTCAAAGTTAGTATTCTAAATCATCAAATTTGATTGCAAAATATTCACGTTAATGCTGATCTGCAGAGAGATTTTACATATTTCATcttagaaaatatcttttcacACTGGTGATAATGTAGGTGGTATGTGAGATGCTCGAAATGCTATCAGGTTATAACTGTGTCACTGTGACTTGCAGTGTACACTGAGCAGCAGGGAAGATCGAGATGCCATAGTCTCTATCTCGGTCACTCGACTGTGGTATGACAGAGCAAAAGCAGCCACAGTATAAGTGCCTTGAGTATGGGTATGTTCCAGTAAAAATTCATTTGtgggctggatgcggtggctcatgcctgtaatcctagcactttgggaggagagGCAAGAGTTTGagaagctaggagtttgagaccagcctgagcaacatagcaagacactgacaccacaaacaatagaaaagtcaggcgggtgtggtggcacatgcctgtagtcccagctacttgggactgaggcaggaggatctcttgagcccaggagtttgaggttgctgtgagctaggctgatgccacagcactctagccgggcaagagagcaagaccctgtctcataaaacaaacaaacaaaacaacaacaaaaaactttatttgtggacacttaaatttgaatttcatttaattttcacatctcTAAATAtccttcttttggttttttttttttctgcaaccACCTAAAAATGTAGAAACCATTCTAAGCTTATGGGCTGGACAGAAATAGATAGTGggcagatttggcccatgggcgtAGTTTACCAAGCCCTGGTCTAAAGCCTTCATAAAGATGTGGTAGGCTTTAAAACTCGTTAAGGTATATACAGAGTTTAGCACAGGACACAGCAGATGGGCAGCACTACTGTCATTGTCGTCATAAAGAGGAGCCTTCTCTTCAGGCCTGGATGGTGATATGAGGGCGGGGGTGGTGTGTCTGCTGTTCCTGAGGGAATACCTGCATCTTCCACAGCTGCGCTTTCTGATTTGTACTTTTCTCTAATTCCTTTCATCCATCAGGCATTCACAGGGCACCTGCTGTGGGTGGGGCTCTGTGCTGAGGTCTTGGGGACA of Microcebus murinus isolate Inina chromosome 5, M.murinus_Inina_mat1.0, whole genome shotgun sequence contains these proteins:
- the WDR46 gene encoding WD repeat-containing protein 46 — encoded protein: MERAPKPGKDVPPKKDKRQAKRKKPRRYWEEDTAPTTDRACPGPPRNKKRNQELRPQKPKNTHILKKPRISKKPQVPKKLRKRTNPEPERNLSGAQDPFPGPAPVPVEVVQKFCRIDKSKKIPHSKSKTRNRLEVAEAEEEETSVKAARSELLLAEEPGFLEGENGEDTAKILQADIVEAVDIASAAKHFDLNLRQFGPYRLNYSRTGRHLAFGGSRGHVAALDWVTKRLMCEINVMEAVRDIRFLHSEALLAVAQNRWLHIYDNQGIELHCIRRCDRVTRLEFLPFHFLLATASETGFLTYLDVSVGKIVAALNARAGRLGVMTQNPYNAVIHLGHSNGTVSLWSPAMKEPLAKILCHRGGVRAVTVDSTGTYMATSGLDHQLKIFDLRGTFQPLSARTLPQGAGHLAFSQRGLLVAGMGDVVNIWAGQGQAGPPSLEQLYLTHRLSGPVHGLQFCPFEDVLGVGHSGGVTSMLVPGAAEPNFDGLDSNPYRSRKQRQEWEVKALLEKVPAELICLDPRALAEVDVISLEQEKKERIERLGYDPEAKTPFQPKPKQKGRSSTASLVKRKRKVMDEEHREKVRQSFEQQKQHKQKKTKPFGAWPSALDRFVR